A window of the Bacteriovorax sp. PP10 genome harbors these coding sequences:
- the rpmB gene encoding 50S ribosomal protein L28: MARTCDLTGKRRLAANKVSHANNKTKTMKQVNLHTKKVFDPETNSVIRLRLSASAIRTLDKVGSISKYVKKNAHLFE, from the coding sequence ATGGCACGCACATGTGATTTAACTGGAAAAAGAAGATTAGCAGCGAACAAAGTTTCTCATGCTAACAATAAAACTAAGACTATGAAGCAAGTTAACCTTCACACTAAAAAAGTTTTCGATCCTGAGACAAACTCAGTTATCCGTTTAAGACTTTCTGCTAGTGCAATCCGTACTCTTGATAAAGTTGGATCAATCTCTAAGTATGTGAAGAAAAACGCACACCTTTTTGAATAG
- a CDS encoding 2OG-Fe(II) oxygenase, with amino-acid sequence MKTFLTFTSIEHIISIRTTPDDEDGIWHDDGSRILGFTLSLTENPDKIIGGHLRFRKKGNRDFVSLPTRPLGEMLIFKTGIYGFEHMVSAVTEGKRVLIAGWCS; translated from the coding sequence ATGAAAACGTTTCTGACCTTCACCAGCATCGAACACATCATCTCCATCAGAACGACTCCTGACGATGAAGATGGTATCTGGCACGACGACGGTTCAAGAATTTTAGGATTTACTCTTTCTCTGACTGAAAATCCTGATAAAATTATCGGCGGGCATCTTAGATTCCGCAAAAAAGGAAATCGCGATTTCGTCTCACTGCCGACCAGGCCATTGGGCGAAATGTTGATCTTCAAGACCGGAATTTATGGGTTTGAGCACATGGTAAGCGCTGTGACAGAGGGAAAACGAGTCTTAATTGCGGGTTGGTGTTCGTAG
- a CDS encoding SPL family radical SAM protein, whose product MMFEKIFIEEHLLNHPKVLEIQQRFPASEFKLIKKVEDVFGRVKKPYLQKRTNLNLFIGEKKGQLVKPAPPAYGLSGEPHYYFVHAYNCIYECNYCYLQGYFQSPDIVLFLNHDEIGAEIKRLADDFAKTNPGEKIWFHAGEYSDSLALTHLTGELPHYFELFKSLPNAYLELRTKSVNIKELIKLEPSENIVVSFSLAPEHRTKLNDLKTPGLKARLAAIRDLHERGFPIGIHFDPIIYDDKLVESYTDLIYQMSMSLPPEAIRYISIGVVRFTKNVYHQVIKNYPDSDFLADDFVKSFDNKIRYNKPTRLWILGKVKNLLFEAGVPLDKIYECMEEE is encoded by the coding sequence ATGATGTTTGAAAAAATCTTCATTGAAGAACACCTTTTAAATCATCCGAAAGTCTTAGAGATCCAACAGAGATTTCCAGCGAGTGAATTTAAGCTCATTAAAAAAGTTGAAGACGTTTTTGGCAGAGTCAAAAAACCTTATCTGCAAAAACGTACGAATCTAAATCTGTTTATCGGTGAGAAAAAAGGACAACTGGTAAAACCAGCACCTCCTGCTTACGGATTATCAGGTGAACCTCATTATTATTTCGTTCACGCTTACAACTGCATTTACGAATGTAATTATTGTTACCTTCAAGGATACTTCCAGTCCCCTGACATCGTTTTATTTTTAAATCACGATGAAATTGGCGCGGAAATAAAAAGACTCGCTGATGATTTTGCTAAGACAAACCCTGGCGAAAAAATCTGGTTCCACGCTGGTGAATATAGCGACTCACTGGCACTGACTCACTTAACAGGTGAGCTTCCACACTACTTCGAACTTTTTAAAAGTTTACCGAATGCTTATCTGGAACTAAGAACCAAATCAGTAAATATAAAAGAGCTCATCAAGCTTGAGCCTTCAGAAAATATCGTCGTGAGTTTCTCTCTTGCTCCCGAGCACAGAACCAAGCTCAACGATTTAAAAACTCCAGGCCTTAAGGCCAGACTTGCGGCCATCAGAGACCTGCACGAACGTGGCTTCCCGATTGGAATTCACTTCGATCCAATTATCTACGACGACAAACTGGTTGAATCCTACACAGATCTGATTTACCAAATGTCGATGAGTCTTCCGCCGGAAGCAATCAGGTATATTTCAATCGGCGTCGTAAGGTTCACAAAAAATGTTTACCATCAGGTGATTAAAAATTATCCCGATTCAGATTTCCTTGCCGACGACTTTGTAAAAAGCTTCGACAACAAAATCCGCTATAACAAACCGACCAGGTTGTGGATTCTCGGCAAAGTTAAAAACCTGCTTTTTGAAGCTGGTGTTCCCCTGGATAAAATCTATGAGTGTATGGAGGAAGAATGA
- a CDS encoding phosphorylase family protein — MARLLIFAHRGEAQAFFNEWDLIPVNFYFTGLFKNKDHFVLITGEGPKEASEKSVAVLSSLKQEITEVVNIGIAGSLTPKLKVGDHVWVRSSYAQNAERCEFKSFTTKTHDNIDCITAYSRVTTPEEKKILSSFADIVDRELWSIASAGHLFRVDVLALKLISDESDSTDICQLVKDEAPALSKKLFTEYQNYLKKQESVAPVALVAPKSNTIEDFILTHPKLYFTTSQARKLTTLLRGLALKKILTDEEIKTFTQNLIESTAEEKTSKEISKMLLNLLGEKLNPLNTQIKNKIAEVLAPLTDTGAQANFDPELEQDYIQLNYQIRSTKDQKKLILALEQFNYQKIKDIFSGNLGDDV, encoded by the coding sequence ATGGCCAGACTCCTAATATTCGCCCATCGCGGAGAAGCGCAAGCTTTCTTCAACGAGTGGGATCTAATCCCAGTGAATTTTTATTTCACAGGACTATTCAAAAACAAAGACCACTTTGTTTTGATCACAGGCGAAGGCCCCAAAGAGGCCAGTGAAAAATCTGTCGCTGTCCTTTCAAGCTTGAAACAGGAAATCACTGAAGTCGTAAACATTGGTATCGCTGGAAGCCTAACACCAAAATTAAAAGTTGGAGATCATGTTTGGGTAAGATCTTCTTACGCGCAAAATGCTGAGAGATGCGAGTTCAAATCTTTTACGACTAAAACTCACGATAACATTGACTGCATTACTGCCTACTCTCGCGTGACAACACCTGAAGAAAAAAAGATCCTTTCAAGCTTCGCTGACATTGTCGATCGTGAATTGTGGTCAATTGCCAGTGCCGGCCATTTATTCAGAGTCGATGTTCTAGCATTAAAATTAATTTCAGATGAAAGTGATTCAACTGACATTTGTCAGCTAGTTAAAGATGAAGCTCCTGCTCTATCTAAAAAACTTTTCACCGAATACCAAAACTATTTAAAGAAACAAGAATCAGTTGCCCCTGTGGCATTAGTCGCACCGAAATCAAATACAATTGAAGATTTCATTCTGACTCATCCAAAACTTTACTTCACGACTTCTCAAGCAAGGAAATTGACAACTCTCCTTCGTGGACTTGCTTTAAAGAAAATTCTCACTGATGAAGAAATTAAAACTTTCACACAAAATTTAATCGAATCAACTGCAGAAGAAAAAACCTCTAAAGAAATCAGCAAAATGCTCTTAAATCTTTTAGGTGAAAAACTAAATCCACTCAACACTCAGATTAAAAATAAGATCGCTGAAGTTTTGGCCCCTCTGACGGATACTGGAGCTCAAGCGAACTTCGATCCCGAATTAGAGCAAGATTACATCCAACTAAACTATCAAATCAGAAGCACCAAAGATCAAAAGAAACTGATCCTTGCCCTTGAGCAATTCAACTACCAAAAAATCAAAGACATCTTCTCAGGAAATCTAGGCGATGATGTTTGA
- a CDS encoding aldo/keto reductase has product MTQLLKTVSSLPIAFGGAAISGEGGGYGFGEISENASIDLLLEAVHGGITIFDTAPIYGFGTSEIRMGKAFKNMREKVFLVSKCGVTWHENKRVDMNNDPKVSQKMLEQSLRDLNTDFIDLYMVHWPDARVDIRRTMEVLSKAKHEGKIKHIGLCNTNLDELNKAFEIDRVEVVQSEFNLFTNKFVSEQLFPYLTEKNISFMSWGTLDKGIITGRVDEKRKAYDKSDCRSWAPWWKDADNSAKFESMKKLWPVLDQNHHTGLELALAHNLSYSELSVAICGAKSSEQLQSLLKAVKNLPKNEELQEYVALAKPAQK; this is encoded by the coding sequence ATGACGCAATTACTAAAGACAGTTAGTTCTCTTCCCATCGCTTTTGGTGGCGCTGCGATTAGTGGTGAAGGTGGTGGTTATGGATTCGGTGAAATCAGCGAAAACGCTTCGATTGATTTATTACTTGAAGCTGTTCATGGTGGGATAACGATTTTTGATACAGCTCCTATTTATGGTTTTGGAACATCAGAAATCAGAATGGGAAAAGCATTTAAAAATATGCGTGAGAAAGTTTTTTTAGTGTCGAAGTGTGGAGTCACTTGGCATGAAAATAAACGTGTTGATATGAACAATGATCCTAAAGTTTCTCAGAAAATGTTAGAGCAGTCGTTGCGTGATTTAAACACAGACTTCATTGATTTATACATGGTTCACTGGCCGGACGCGCGAGTGGATATCAGAAGGACAATGGAAGTTTTATCGAAAGCAAAACACGAAGGAAAAATCAAACACATTGGTTTATGTAATACGAATTTGGATGAATTAAATAAAGCATTCGAAATTGACCGCGTAGAAGTTGTGCAATCTGAATTTAATCTTTTCACCAATAAATTTGTCAGCGAACAATTATTTCCATATTTAACTGAAAAAAATATCAGCTTCATGAGCTGGGGAACGTTAGATAAAGGGATCATCACTGGTCGTGTAGATGAAAAAAGAAAAGCTTATGATAAAAGTGACTGCCGTTCATGGGCACCATGGTGGAAAGATGCAGACAACTCTGCAAAGTTTGAATCGATGAAAAAACTTTGGCCGGTGTTGGATCAAAATCACCACACAGGTTTAGAATTGGCACTTGCACATAACCTTAGTTACTCTGAACTGTCTGTTGCGATTTGTGGGGCGAAGAGCTCTGAGCAACTGCAATCATTGTTAAAAGCTGTTAAAAATTTACCAAAAAATGAAGAGTTACAAGAGTATGTCGCACTTGCTAAACCAGCTCAAAAATGA
- a CDS encoding arginase family protein has translation MIFYHPDCDLRFSEFGIEIPIVDDRAAHVFSSLQYLYPFLEYTNLSKIAPITRADLERVHTHEFLNHIFGTPAELQEEIYQCYELKNSEGQFERYNPKNQKKDWKELVNIILLQTSMTYASSKYALQNGFSYYLGGGMHHSMSFAGRGFCLVNDMVITLRKMQAEGLIKTAWIVDVDVHKGDGAPEILQNDPTIKTFSIHMKEGWPLNSGTLRDPWFIPSTVDVGIEVGEEDQYLARLEAGLLELEEIAPKPDMVIVVNGADPYEFDELPSASFLNLSKEQMIARDKFLYQFFKSRSIPQSYVMAGGYGEKSWEIYLQFLKFVGENSSFKNS, from the coding sequence ATGATTTTCTATCATCCTGATTGTGATCTTCGATTTAGCGAATTTGGAATCGAGATCCCAATCGTGGATGATCGTGCTGCTCATGTTTTTTCTTCTCTTCAATATCTTTATCCGTTTCTGGAATACACTAATCTTTCAAAAATAGCTCCCATCACACGCGCTGATTTAGAACGCGTGCACACTCATGAATTTCTCAATCATATTTTCGGCACGCCTGCTGAATTACAAGAAGAGATTTATCAGTGTTATGAATTGAAAAATTCTGAGGGACAGTTTGAAAGATATAATCCTAAGAATCAGAAAAAAGACTGGAAGGAATTAGTTAATATCATCTTGCTTCAGACCTCGATGACTTATGCTTCTTCAAAGTATGCACTTCAAAACGGATTTAGTTATTACCTAGGCGGTGGAATGCACCACTCGATGAGTTTTGCCGGACGTGGATTTTGTCTGGTGAACGATATGGTGATCACACTGAGAAAAATGCAGGCCGAAGGTTTAATCAAAACGGCATGGATTGTGGACGTTGATGTCCATAAAGGTGACGGTGCTCCGGAAATTTTACAAAACGATCCTACGATCAAAACGTTTTCAATTCATATGAAAGAAGGCTGGCCACTTAACTCGGGAACACTGAGAGACCCTTGGTTTATTCCATCAACGGTTGATGTGGGAATTGAGGTTGGAGAAGAAGACCAGTACCTTGCTCGCCTGGAAGCAGGACTGCTGGAGCTGGAAGAGATCGCTCCTAAGCCTGACATGGTGATCGTGGTGAATGGTGCTGACCCTTATGAGTTTGATGAACTCCCAAGTGCTTCGTTTTTAAACTTATCAAAAGAGCAAATGATCGCTCGTGATAAGTTTCTTTATCAGTTTTTCAAATCAAGAAGCATCCCTCAATCTTATGTTATGGCCGGAGGTTACGGTGAGAAGTCGTGGGAGATTTACCTGCAATTTTTAAAATTCGTAGGTGAGAACTCTTCGTTCAAAAATAGTTAA
- a CDS encoding substrate-binding periplasmic protein, whose translation MKLLFIKFLFVSYVLIFNSSWAKGPLVVKVGATEFPPYIEVSSDGKVTGIIKETIDYMNAAQNDYKFVAIPASAMRRHENFKKKFFDVSFYDNIEWGWDKTKADASKVFMRGKEVYIARAKKGRAEEYFKDFKNKTMVGMLGYHYGFANFNSDPAYLRKTFNMQSSTSNESSIKMILYERGDIAVVSDAFLNWYLGRHPEARAKLLISKKVDQNYSHTIIVRKDIRPTITEINKLLTMFRHSKEFKSIEYRYGVTP comes from the coding sequence ATGAAATTACTTTTCATTAAATTCTTATTCGTCAGCTACGTCTTGATTTTCAATTCATCGTGGGCCAAAGGGCCTCTTGTGGTGAAAGTCGGAGCAACAGAATTCCCTCCTTACATCGAGGTGAGTAGCGACGGAAAAGTCACAGGAATTATCAAAGAAACGATTGATTACATGAATGCTGCTCAAAATGACTATAAGTTTGTTGCAATCCCTGCCTCTGCCATGAGACGCCACGAAAACTTCAAAAAGAAATTCTTCGACGTAAGCTTTTACGACAACATTGAATGGGGCTGGGATAAAACCAAAGCTGACGCTTCTAAAGTTTTTATGCGAGGTAAAGAAGTCTACATTGCCAGAGCAAAAAAAGGCCGTGCCGAAGAGTATTTTAAAGACTTTAAAAATAAAACCATGGTTGGAATGCTTGGTTACCATTACGGATTTGCCAACTTCAATTCTGACCCGGCCTATCTTCGTAAAACTTTTAATATGCAGTCATCAACCAGTAATGAAAGCAGCATTAAAATGATTTTATATGAGCGCGGAGATATTGCAGTCGTCTCTGATGCTTTTTTAAACTGGTATCTAGGTCGCCATCCTGAAGCTCGTGCGAAGTTATTAATTTCAAAAAAAGTCGATCAAAACTACTCTCACACAATTATTGTGAGAAAAGATATTCGCCCGACTATAACTGAAATTAATAAGCTTCTTACAATGTTCAGACACTCAAAAGAATTTAAATCAATTGAGTACAGATATGGTGTAACACCATAA
- a CDS encoding HAD-IG family 5'-nucleotidase yields the protein MGIFINRTLNLKKIKAIGFDMDYTIVRYNSEAFEQYTHQETLKKLVNDKNYPAEILKLEFDFKRVIQGLVIDKSKGNLLKVSRFGKVKSSYHGLTPLDFKEQQRMYGNGVIDLSDPHIQSLDTNFAVSNGVLYSQLVDLKEKGVALPDFDTLAIEIKDALDVAHSDGTLKNHVRANIDKFIVQDPEVVALLERYKRYGKKLLVITNSDFNYTKLLLDYTINPFLKENKDWSELFEITVTLSSKPRFFTTKTPFLAIDPATGFMTNHEGKITKGIYQGGYAGKLQKDLGLEGDEILYLGDHIYGDVVSIKKTFNWRTALVLEPLKEEIDAIKASAPIQAEIDKQMFIKEALETKLNHLDLRKHEFNEEVPKEELNALFAEVDKVNTIISDLLEQHRKFFNPHWGEMMRAGLEESRFADQVEKYACIYMTKVSDLIEYSPRTYFRPNRRVLPHEL from the coding sequence ATGGGAATTTTCATTAATCGTACTCTTAATCTAAAGAAAATCAAAGCAATTGGCTTTGACATGGATTATACGATCGTCCGTTACAACTCTGAGGCGTTTGAACAATACACGCATCAAGAAACATTAAAAAAACTTGTTAACGATAAAAACTATCCAGCAGAAATTCTGAAGTTAGAATTTGATTTCAAACGAGTTATTCAAGGTCTTGTTATCGACAAGTCAAAAGGGAATCTTTTAAAAGTTTCTCGCTTTGGAAAAGTTAAGTCTTCTTATCACGGATTAACTCCACTTGATTTCAAAGAACAACAACGCATGTACGGAAACGGTGTGATTGATCTTAGTGATCCACACATTCAAAGTTTAGATACAAACTTTGCTGTATCAAACGGAGTTCTTTACTCACAACTTGTAGACCTGAAAGAAAAAGGTGTAGCTCTTCCCGACTTCGATACACTTGCTATCGAAATCAAAGATGCACTAGACGTTGCTCACTCTGATGGAACTTTAAAAAACCATGTAAGAGCAAACATCGATAAATTTATTGTTCAGGATCCAGAAGTGGTTGCTCTACTAGAACGCTACAAGCGTTATGGTAAAAAATTATTAGTTATCACAAACTCTGATTTCAATTACACAAAACTTCTTCTTGATTACACAATCAATCCTTTCTTAAAAGAAAACAAGGACTGGTCGGAGTTATTCGAGATCACTGTTACGTTATCGAGCAAGCCAAGATTCTTCACAACGAAGACTCCTTTCCTTGCCATTGATCCGGCAACTGGTTTCATGACTAACCACGAAGGTAAAATCACAAAAGGTATCTACCAAGGTGGATATGCTGGTAAACTTCAAAAAGACTTAGGTCTTGAAGGTGATGAAATCCTTTATCTTGGGGATCATATTTACGGTGACGTTGTGAGTATCAAGAAAACTTTTAACTGGAGAACAGCACTTGTGCTTGAGCCATTAAAAGAAGAAATCGATGCCATTAAAGCAAGTGCACCGATTCAAGCTGAAATCGATAAGCAAATGTTTATCAAAGAAGCTTTAGAAACAAAATTGAATCACCTTGATTTAAGAAAGCATGAATTCAATGAAGAAGTTCCAAAAGAAGAACTCAATGCTCTTTTTGCGGAAGTTGATAAAGTGAACACTATTATTTCTGACCTACTAGAGCAGCACCGTAAATTCTTTAACCCTCACTGGGGCGAGATGATGAGAGCTGGACTTGAAGAGTCTCGCTTTGCTGATCAGGTTGAAAAGTACGCTTGTATCTACATGACAAAGGTTTCGGACTTAATTGAGTATTCTCCACGTACTTATTTCCGACCAAATCGCAGAGTTCTTCCACACGAATTATAA
- a CDS encoding thioredoxin-like domain-containing protein, which yields MRLAIGLLLFIISFGSFAASKDTSSLKVLLETAPILNTKSPIKVKDLQGKIVLVDFWTYGCINCQQVIPDLKYLENKYASELVVLGVHSAKFENEKGSFEIKKAIARYGINHPVINDSKFEIWNAFGVTAWPTLVLIDPDGKVAKAYAGEGHRGDLDRDIFSISNKFKGKISNTKIQMAVEDHKMAFKFPSKISEVQNFSSDGKPARAVYFLTDSSHHQIVGLEKNGKEFLRIGSGKEGFDEKTLSRPQGVAFKDGLLYIADTANNALRAYDFKTKKIATVAGDGSRGSVWASPWALAVTSPDEITVAMAGTHQLAGYNTKTKQTRIVAGSGEESINDGPLPGNSLSQPSGLSLVGNKLYFVDAETSSLRVLENGKITTLIGTGLFDFGLKDGDKKTALMQHTTGVFATADKVYLADTYNHAVRVYDVKSGKLSTLATGFKEPNDVLVSDGKLIVVSTGEHALKKVDLKTGKVEKFIP from the coding sequence ATGCGTTTAGCAATAGGATTACTACTTTTCATTATAAGTTTTGGCTCATTTGCGGCCAGCAAGGATACTTCTTCATTAAAAGTTTTGTTAGAAACAGCGCCGATACTTAATACAAAATCACCTATTAAAGTGAAGGATCTCCAGGGGAAAATCGTTTTAGTCGACTTTTGGACATACGGCTGCATCAACTGTCAGCAGGTTATTCCAGATCTAAAATACTTAGAGAATAAATACGCGTCAGAGCTGGTGGTCCTTGGGGTGCACTCTGCGAAGTTTGAAAACGAGAAAGGAAGTTTCGAGATTAAGAAGGCGATTGCCCGTTATGGGATCAATCACCCGGTTATCAATGACTCGAAGTTTGAGATTTGGAATGCGTTTGGAGTCACTGCCTGGCCTACATTGGTTTTAATTGATCCGGATGGAAAAGTGGCCAAGGCCTATGCTGGAGAAGGGCATAGAGGTGATCTTGACCGCGATATTTTTTCGATCTCGAATAAGTTTAAAGGAAAGATTAGTAATACAAAAATTCAGATGGCCGTTGAAGATCATAAGATGGCTTTTAAGTTTCCATCGAAGATAAGTGAAGTTCAAAATTTTTCTAGTGACGGGAAACCTGCACGTGCCGTTTATTTTTTAACTGATTCAAGTCATCACCAGATTGTTGGATTAGAAAAAAATGGAAAAGAGTTTTTAAGAATTGGTAGTGGGAAAGAAGGCTTTGATGAGAAGACACTTTCGCGCCCTCAAGGTGTGGCGTTTAAAGATGGACTTCTTTATATTGCGGACACTGCTAACAATGCTCTTCGTGCTTATGATTTTAAAACGAAGAAGATTGCAACTGTTGCTGGAGATGGATCGCGAGGGTCTGTGTGGGCATCGCCTTGGGCACTTGCTGTAACGTCGCCGGATGAGATTACTGTTGCGATGGCCGGGACTCATCAGTTGGCAGGCTACAATACGAAAACGAAACAGACGAGAATAGTTGCTGGTAGTGGTGAAGAATCGATTAATGATGGGCCGTTGCCTGGGAATTCGCTGTCTCAGCCTTCTGGGTTGTCGTTAGTGGGTAATAAGTTATATTTCGTTGATGCAGAGACGAGTTCGTTGCGTGTGCTAGAAAACGGGAAGATTACGACATTGATTGGGACGGGATTGTTTGATTTTGGACTGAAAGATGGCGATAAGAAGACGGCGTTGATGCAACATACGACTGGCGTGTTTGCGACTGCTGATAAAGTTTATCTGGCCGATACCTATAATCATGCCGTGAGAGTTTACGATGTGAAGTCGGGGAAGCTGTCGACGCTAGCGACAGGGTTTAAAGAACCGAATGATGTGCTCGTATCTGATGGAAAGTTGATTGTTGTGAGTACTGGTGAGCATGCGTTGAAGAAAGTTGATTTGAAAACTGGTAAAGTTGAAAAGTTTATTCCATAA
- a CDS encoding YceI family protein, which yields MKILFLTILLTFNVSAAEIVWGLDKSHSIIKFDIDHLVVSEVSGKFDDVKSDIKSDKLDFTDAIFNIVLETKSINTNDSKRDEHLRSSEFFDAEKFPQIMFVGKKFEKLKNGKYKIYGILDMHGVKKEVVFNGIFGGIIKDPWGGIRAGLKFQGEVDRYDYGLKYNSVLEAGGLAIGQKVRIAGNLELIKVVTSKGLH from the coding sequence ATGAAAATTTTATTTTTAACAATACTTTTAACATTTAATGTCTCTGCAGCAGAAATCGTCTGGGGTTTAGATAAATCACATTCTATAATTAAATTTGATATTGACCACTTAGTTGTCTCAGAAGTTTCAGGAAAATTTGATGATGTTAAGTCAGATATAAAATCAGATAAGCTAGATTTTACAGACGCAATTTTTAATATAGTCCTAGAAACTAAAAGTATAAATACAAATGATAGCAAAAGAGATGAGCATTTACGAAGTTCTGAGTTTTTTGATGCTGAAAAATTTCCTCAAATTATGTTTGTTGGAAAGAAATTTGAAAAATTAAAAAATGGGAAATATAAAATTTACGGAATTCTTGATATGCATGGAGTAAAAAAAGAAGTTGTCTTCAACGGGATATTTGGAGGAATTATTAAAGATCCATGGGGCGGAATAAGAGCTGGATTAAAGTTTCAAGGAGAAGTAGATCGATATGATTATGGATTAAAATATAATTCTGTTCTTGAAGCTGGTGGATTGGCGATTGGTCAAAAAGTTAGAATTGCTGGAAATCTTGAACTTATAAAGGTAGTCACTTCCAAGGGCTTGCACTAA
- a CDS encoding rhodanese-like domain-containing protein codes for MKEINRNELIISMGSTKDLILIETLPKNYYDDGHIPGAINIDVREVEELYKKLGLQENQTIITYCAGRTCKNSHTVADMLTQKGFKNVYCYIGGKQDWAEANLPLIK; via the coding sequence ATGAAAGAAATAAACCGCAATGAACTTATTATTTCGATGGGTAGCACCAAAGATTTAATACTTATTGAGACACTTCCAAAAAATTACTATGACGATGGTCATATCCCTGGTGCCATTAATATTGATGTGCGGGAAGTTGAAGAGCTATATAAAAAATTAGGACTTCAGGAAAACCAAACTATTATTACTTATTGCGCAGGCAGAACATGTAAAAACTCACATACAGTTGCCGACATGCTTACTCAAAAGGGCTTCAAAAACGTCTATTGTTATATAGGTGGAAAACAAGACTGGGCCGAAGCAAATTTACCATTAATTAAATAA
- a CDS encoding MarR family winged helix-turn-helix transcriptional regulator has product MSNKLSKTDSWAILLITYNRVIKAIEKELKDHNFPNLEWYDVLWALERSADGKLRFNELGEKIDLAKYNVSRLAEKLSKEGLIRIESSLEDKRGLFAVITAKGLKTRMNIWQVYESAILKNFGSKLTNEEHLQLKKILLKI; this is encoded by the coding sequence ATGAGTAATAAACTATCTAAAACAGATTCATGGGCCATTCTATTAATAACTTATAACCGTGTGATTAAGGCCATCGAGAAAGAATTGAAGGATCATAATTTTCCTAACCTCGAATGGTACGATGTACTTTGGGCATTGGAACGATCTGCTGATGGTAAATTGAGATTTAATGAATTAGGTGAAAAAATTGATCTTGCCAAATATAATGTTTCTCGACTTGCTGAAAAATTGAGCAAGGAGGGCCTTATCAGAATCGAATCTTCTCTAGAAGATAAAAGAGGTCTTTTTGCAGTTATTACTGCAAAAGGGCTTAAGACTAGAATGAATATTTGGCAGGTTTACGAATCGGCCATTTTGAAAAATTTTGGAAGTAAACTTACTAATGAAGAACATTTACAATTAAAAAAAATATTATTAAAAATATAA
- a CDS encoding GNAT family N-acetyltransferase, whose amino-acid sequence MNVNIENYQGFENDENEFFSLLIKVYCEEGFTEPAVGQRFFILDEVKKRGEIVLAREQNGKLLGIIICAHPDNLFRKVAECDEAETHLLAVDPSARRVGLAQKLCMEFERKAKSLGYSKLVLSTHPEMLSAHRLYERLGYQRNTKRDWIRNNRQFLVYEKLLPNN is encoded by the coding sequence ATAAATGTAAATATAGAAAACTATCAAGGTTTCGAGAATGATGAGAACGAATTTTTTTCCCTTCTTATTAAAGTTTACTGCGAAGAGGGCTTCACTGAACCTGCCGTTGGGCAAAGATTTTTTATACTAGATGAAGTAAAAAAAAGAGGCGAGATTGTTCTGGCTCGAGAACAAAATGGAAAATTATTAGGAATAATTATTTGTGCCCATCCTGATAATTTATTTCGAAAGGTTGCCGAGTGTGACGAAGCAGAGACGCATCTACTTGCAGTTGATCCTTCAGCTCGAAGAGTAGGCTTGGCACAGAAGTTATGTATGGAATTCGAAAGAAAGGCTAAATCATTAGGATATTCAAAATTGGTTCTTTCAACTCACCCTGAAATGCTGAGTGCTCACAGATTGTATGAAAGGCTGGGGTACCAACGAAACACAAAGAGAGATTGGATTAGAAATAATCGCCAGTTTCTTGTTTATGAAAAATTGCTTCCAAATAACTAG
- a CDS encoding GFA family protein — translation MKFLAFALETNRWKKINGDYRMKKYLGGCHCGKVQYEVELNLKNAISCNCSICMKRGSLLDFIPESQFKLLCGENELQDYLFNKKLIHHYFCKNCGILSFGKGIAPGGTKEVVAINLRCLEGINLKTITIKEYDGKSR, via the coding sequence ATGAAATTTCTAGCTTTTGCCTTGGAAACAAATCGCTGGAAAAAAATTAATGGAGATTATCGGATGAAAAAATATCTTGGTGGCTGTCACTGCGGCAAAGTGCAATATGAAGTAGAATTGAATTTAAAAAATGCAATCTCCTGCAATTGTTCAATATGTATGAAGCGTGGTAGTTTACTCGATTTTATACCTGAATCACAATTCAAGTTACTATGTGGAGAAAATGAACTTCAAGATTACTTATTCAATAAAAAATTGATTCATCATTATTTTTGCAAAAATTGTGGGATACTCTCATTTGGTAAAGGTATTGCCCCTGGTGGGACAAAGGAGGTGGTTGCCATCAATCTTAGATGTCTTGAAGGGATCAATTTGAAGACAATTACCATTAAGGAATACGACGGAAAAAGTCGTTAA